The genomic interval GGCTTATGGGGTCGGTGTACTGCGCCCAAGGCAGGACGAAGGAGGCAGCCAGCATGGCGCCCCCGACCACGCAGAACAAGGTGCCGATGAGCACCCCCGTGTGCGTCTTTGGCTTGATGGTGCCTTCCCAGGACGTGCCCTTCCTCTTCGATTTGCGCTGCGATTCTTCCAATCCGATCCCTCACTCCCCCCGCGCATCCCAGCGGGGACGAATCAGTTACGCACCACCGTGCCTTTGACCTTTTCGCCCCTGACCGCATGGATAAGGTCATCGAGGTCCCGGCCGTGCACTATGTACAGCGGGATATTCGTCCGCATGGCGATGTACGCTCCCTTCTTGTCAAAGACATCGGAGGGCCCGGCGGAATGAAGGCCCCTGTTCACCAGATCGAAGAGCTGCTTGTGCGAGATCTCCCTCAGGCGTTTGGCGTCAGAGTACTTCTTCGGATCCGCCGTATAAGCCGCCTGCACTGAGGTCGCATTCACTATCCTTATGGCCTTCACGGCCTCAGCGACCATGGCGGTGACAGCGTCAGTGGTATGCCCCGGCGTCGTTCCGCCCATGACCACGATTCTTCCCTTGGCAAGCTCCTGCGTCGCTCTTTTGACCGTGGTCGGGATGGTTGGCGAGGAGGCATCGCCGAGCGCCAATTGCACCAGGCGGGCGTTCAGGCGGGTGATTTCGATGCCCAAGCGGTCCTGCCGGTCCCGGCTCGCCCCTAG from Methanomassiliicoccales archaeon carries:
- the pyrH gene encoding UMP kinase; the encoded protein is MDCVVVSLGGSVLVPGDGDLAYLQELAARLRSLSGEFGLVLVCGGGRVARYYISNCRKLGASRDRQDRLGIEITRLNARLVQLALGDASSPTIPTTVKRATQELAKGRIVVMGGTTPGHTTDAVTAMVAEAVKAIRIVNATSVQAAYTADPKKYSDAKRLREISHKQLFDLVNRGLHSAGPSDVFDKKGAYIAMRTNIPLYIVHGRDLDDLIHAVRGEKVKGTVVRN